CTGCCACCATCTTGACTTTCTATCCTCCTCCCCGTAGTAAAGGCCGGATGCTTCGGAGATGGAAGATCAATAGCGTTTTGCTCCAACATGAACACAATGGTAGACATATCTACTCTGTCTGAAGCGTTTTCTTGAACACAAAGCAATCCAATGTGTATGCACTTGATCACTTCCCTCTCATCATAACTCTTCACGTCCATCAGTTTGTCTATGATCTCTGTAACTTCACCTTTCTTCCATTGATCCCAAATCTATACAATaagaaaaacaacaacattTGCTTATGTTATTGTTCTCTCTTAAACAAAATGCAGTTTTATTGTACTTACATGTCCGAGTAGATTCGAATATTCATTGAAGCAACAGTTGTTTTTCTTTCCGGTAATGATCTCTAAAATCAATACTCCAAAGCTATACACGTCAGATTTTATGGAGAACTGGCCATCCATTGCGTACTCCGGTGACATATAACCACTGAGCAATGAGGTTGAAACCACTTTAAAGATTGAAAAGAAGAATGTTGTGTGgattgagagagagagctaACTCACTATGTTCCAACGACCCGTTTCGTGCTTCCTTCAACCTGGTTGCCTCCAAAGATCCTCGCCATGCCAAAATCTGAAATCTTAGGGATCATTTCATTGTCAAGAAGTACATTGCTGGCCTTGAGGTCCCTGTGGATGATCCTCAGTCTTGAATCATGATGAAGATAGAGCACTCCACGAGCAACCCCTCGGATTATATCTATCCGTTGTGGCCAATCCAGAAGTGCTCTATGCTCTTCATCTAGTAGAACACATGTAATGAATTTTCAAATTGAATCACCTTATaaagtatattaaaaatattatgaacgTACGGAATATGAAATAGTCTAGACTCTTGTTCGGTAGATACTCGTATATCAACATCTTTTCTTCCATTTCAACGCAACATCCTAAGATCCTCACGAGATTCCGATGCTGCAGCTTTGATATCAGCTTGACCTCGTTCTTGAACTCTACCATTCCTTGGCCTGAGTTTGTTGACAACCTCTTCACAGCTATctccataccattctccaacaCGCCCtgaacataaacaaaacaacttGTTACTAACCATACCACTTAACTTGAGATTATGTTTTTGGCTCCTTCCTAAATCCTAACCTTATAAACGGATCCGAAACCACCTGCTCCAAGCTTGTTATGAAGAGAGAAGCTGTCTGTCGCTTCAGCGATTGTGGTAAGCTCGAAGAGAGGTAACTCTCGGTTTCTCGCCTTGTCCTGAAGTTGTTCTTCAAATCTGAGCGAGTCTCCAAAATCGATATAACTAGGGGCGAAGGTCGTTGCAGATCTTCTATGCCTGTTTGACTCTGTGCTTGACCATAGTTACTTGTGACACAAGAAACTAACTTATGAGCTTAAAAGATATTTTACTTACTTTGCCGCTTCCTTACAAAACAGAACAACATAACCGTTGCTAACATGACAGCTGCAATCAAACTGATGAGAATCCAAATGAGTCTCCTCTTCCTTGATGACCCATGTCTGTTCCACCGTGCTGGAACAAGCATTAAAGCATTAGAGCAGAACTAGGCCTGCGGTTTAGTACCGAGCCGAACCGGAATTTTCCTTTAATTCGATTACGAGTTCGGTTCAGTTCGGCAGGTTTATAAAAGAACTAAAAGAACttcggtttttggttcggtAACGgggtttttcaaaaaaaaattgttaaaaacatttgaaCTGAACTAACCAAAAATTTGAACCGAACTAACTAAAATTATCCGAATTTAACCAAATTTATAGCTGAAATATAATCGAAACTAAAAACGTCGGTtagtttctataaaaaaaatattaaaaaccaaACTACCCAAATATCAAACCAAACTTTTTTACTGTTCAATTCGGCGAGATTTTAGTCGAACCGAACTACCCAAACGCGCAGGCCTAAAGCAGCTTAGAACGGTTGTTTAGAGAAGCTACAGACAAGTTGCAGAGTAGATATATGTGTACCTAGCTCTTCCTTGTCTACGCGTACATACAAATCTTGTCCTGAGCTCAAGTAAGTCCTCGTATCCAACATATCACCGTGCcatgtcaaacaccctcttggtCCTCCTTCACTTTCATAATAACCACTTGCGTAAGCGACACAACTGCAGTTCCCTAAGCATGTCTGTTTACATTCCTTCAATGTAACATTCATATCCACACTTGCACCTGATGTATCTGGAATCTTCACACGCTCCAACTTCACAAAAACTTCTCTCCCACGGCACGTTAAACCTCTATCATCTCTCCTCGTGCACCCACCCGAAGGATCTCTCGAGTTCCAATCCTCAGGCGTCTTGGGTTCGTAACCAGGTAAGCATCTGCACTCCAACGTGTCTCTACTCAAAGGATCACAGTAACCGTTAGGTCCACAATAAGCGTACCCGTCGCACTGCTCTTGAGGGTTAGGTCTTAACCCTATCCACCTCTTCTCCCTTGCGTTCCACGTAAACCGTTGCAAGCTTCCCACGTCTCTCATCACCACTCTTGTTATCACTGAAGTGTCCAACACGCCGTAAGTGTTGGACACTTCGTCTTGATTGTTCACAAAGGAGATGTTGAAGATGGACTTTAGTGTCTTCTCAGGGACACCGCTCCATCTCTGTCCTGTCCATGAACCTCCACGCCACAATGGTGTCACACCGTTGTACATCATTGTTTGTGGAAACGCTCCACGTTCCAAACGGAGCGTATAGTTTCCAAGACCAGGGTCTTGAGGTGATCTCCATGATGTTAGAAACCGATCCAAACCGTCTTGTCTAGTGAAGCCAAGTCTCATGAACGGAACAAAAGTGTCTGTAGGATGATCAAAGCTCTCCCAGAGAGTTCTCCCAGTGAGAGGATCAAGTACAACGAGGTTGCCTATGTCAGAGAGTCTCGCCATTGGCTCAGAGATCTTATCTGAGACATTAGTCGACCATAGAAGCTCAGTCTCATCGGCTGATGCATATAAGCAGAGGTTCCCTCTGCCGCTGAACACTACCAGACCTGACGTGTCATTAACCGGACGTTCTCTATTTGCAACCCATATAACAGTCTGCTCAGAGATCTGAGCATACCAGATACCTACATAACGAAGGTTAGAGTCCTCCCCAGGGGTGAAGAATCCAAAAGCAAACCTCTTGCCTTCGGAGAATATTACATCACCGTCTCTCAAGGACTGTCTTCTCATGATTGTGTCATTGGCTCCGATACAAGATCCAAGGAGGagggagaagatgaagaagagtttCATTTTCTGTGTGTTGTGTCTGTTCAGAGCTTGATGCAAGTTATAAATGCTTAGTGTCTCCTATTAAAAGCTAAGTGGGTCTCACCTGAACTAACTAGCAAACATCTTAGGTTGAACTTTCAAAAGATGTAGCAACAGATTCATGTGTCACATAAATGATGCACTAACTAAATAAGACACCAACAATAATCACTTAGTacaatctttctctctttcactAAATAGCCTCTCTgcccagttttttttttggaacacttaTATTAATTGAAAGAGAAAGATTAGTTGGGAGCAATAACAGCATTCCCAACCAACAAAGGTTCAGCTACATTTAAAGCTCTCTTTGCCAACATATCGGCTTCAACATTCCTCTCACGAGGAATCCACACAAAAGCAACAGAAACAAATCTGCGAGACAGTTCAGCGATGTCTGCAACGATACTATGCATCTCTGCAATGGAAACACCCTGATTGAGGCAATTAACTAGAAGGGAAGAGTCCGACTCAAATCTGAGGTTATGGAGCTCCAGGTCTTGGCATCTAAGCATAACTTCCCGCAGCGCTAATCCTTCGGCCATTAGGGGCGATGCAATAAACTCCATCTTCACCTGGATCTCCCTATTGCGAGGAGGGAGATGAATGATTCCACCAATACCTGCAATCTTCCTTGTTGAGCACCACGCTGCATCTGTCTGAATCCTCGTCGTTCCGCTTAACACTGGTACCTCTATCAGTCGATGTTTCTTGCCTTCAGTCTTCTCCGGTTTTCCACTTATGCTCCATTCACGAGCCAAACGGATTGCAGAGGATAGAGTATCCTCGGGAGAGGCAGAGATACCTTCAAATACGAATCTGTTTCTTGCTTTCCAAATGTTCCAAATGATCCATGGGACCAGATTACCCGAAGCTATGCCGGTTGGTGGTAAGGCTTTTAGATTGCTCAGTGCGGGCCAGTCGGCCATTAAATCTATCATTCCTCTAAAATCCGGGGCAGTTGCAAGGGGAGCAAGATGCCACACCCGCTGTGCAAACTGACAGCCTCTCTGCCCAGTTTCCCTACAATAATAAATACTtatgttttatgatatttggaAACTTATACGTAAACttaccaaaaaacaaaacttacaaaaCAAAAGTCACTTTCAAGCTAGTGAGGTAAGCTAAATCACTTTCAACATGTTTAGAAAAACTATCCAAATTTTGAGAGTATGCAGTAATACACTAAAAAacccaaaatgttttttttttctgtttaattGATTCATGTATTTAGTTGCAAACCAAACACCAACACACAAAGTAGAATCAATTCCCCTGAGAATTTAGGCATTGAGCCAAGTCCATTAACAAGATTTCTGATAAAACCTCAAAGAACAGCACTCCTTTTCATATTCATACAAATTTCGATTGGTTCTTCCCACAATTTTCATGAGAAAAGCTACAACAACCTGTCTGAAAGCTAGAAAATCCATGTCAGATGCTGCAGAGTGCTAAGCCTCCTTATCCTCCAAAGCCTTGAGTTCTTGCCTCCATTCCTCTAACTTAGAGAACTTCTCCAACTGCTCCGGCTTTAAGTCTTTGGGAGCAGTCTTCTGCTGTTGAGCTTCTGTGAGTCGGATCTGCAAATGTTTAACAGAAGATTAGAAACTAAACAATTACATCAATGAGAGGAGACTTTATCTTACTTTCTTCTTAAGTGCACGTATTCTCTTCTCGGTGTCATCTCCTGCAGTTCCTGGATTGTGTGCTTCACCAAGGTTCAAAGCCTCCAAACTAGAAACCAATACATCCACTGATTGTGGTCCGTTGCTTGAAGTGACAATGGGAACAGCCTCTTCCTTGTCTACATTACTTGATCCATCCTCAGAGCTGTTACCTTTTTCCACAGCAGCCTGCACGAATGAGAGTTTTGAAGCATGTTCCAATAAAGCTAGTAGTTTACAGATGGATAGAGTTGAGAGACACATACCTGTaatctcttctctttcttaCGTTCGTTTCTCTTAGCAGCTTTAGTCTTTGCTTTAGGAGTTGGATCAGGCTCATAACCTGGAGGTCCTTGTGAGgccatctccttcttcatctaTTGCAAAGATACAAGAGTGGGTTCAAACGATTCAGTTCCACGAGAAACAACGAATCCAAGAACAGAATAGAGAGTGTTGAGGGAATAAAGACAACACACCAAAGAGCCTTTGGATTGATAGATGACAACTTCATCTTCTGGAACATGTCCAGCTCGAATCCGGATGGGTTTCCGGAGAGTGCCATCAGGTCTACGTGTAGGCTCCAGGATCCTCTCACCTTCTTTAAGGTTTTTGCTAAGTTCCGCCATTTGCTTTCTTTGTTCTCCGCTTCTATTGCTGCTTCCCATCTGATTCCTTCAGATTTTTTCAGTACCCTTGTCACTTTTCTTCTTTCCTCAGCTTTAAATTATCTACTCTCTGCACCAAATTTTCAGggatcattaaaaaaaaaaactcatggaCTCGAATATTTACACAGAAAACAAATCAAGTTTTGGTTAACAGTTAGTTGCATACAACACTTTTGTGAAAGAAGCCAAACGTACAGAAGTATAGTTCATATATGTAAGCTGGGAATCATGAGTTGTGTACTAGCAGTGTGTATACAAAGTTATAGCAGATACACAGAACTAAGTAGCAGATCATCTATTCAACAATCAAAATTCAACTCTATTTGATGAAGGGTAGCTAGCAAAGGACAAACACACCTCAACCCTAATGCAATACCAGTTAATAACTCAAATCATCAAAAAAACTCATAATTTCACAACGTAAATAGGCAGAAGCTGCAAGCATAAGCAACCACACAAACAACCAGTGACTAACTGCTTTCAAAATTCATGCAATCAAAAGTTAAGAAAGCTAATCAAGAGACTAATTACTCAGTTCAATAGCTCAACACTAACTTTCAACTCTACTAAGATAAATGTACAAACGTcccaagctttttttttttttctgtattaGCATCAAAGTACAAATCTTTGGGGACAATAACCACAAAGCCAAATCTCCAATACAGATCCTGAAACCAATACTGTCTCGGATTCAAAGCTTGACCACACTAAAAAAGCTcagttcaatttttttctctaattcGTGTCTCCTTGCAGTTAACCAGTATTGAGAATCAAACAAACTTTGTACACCTCGGTTCGATAGAGAGAGCGAAGAAAGAGAGGAAAAGGGACTTACCTTTGAGATGTAGCTTTTCTCCGGTCGTCGGAGAGGCCAAGTCCGGTGAAAAGCAAGCGGTTGATATTGAATAGTCGATCTTGAATTCTTCGTGAATTCGATTGGAAAACAAACAgaccaaatacaaaaaaaaagaaagaatttttGTACTGATTTTATAGCATCAATATTGTGATTTGGTTAATGTTAAgaagtgttccaaaaaaaaagaaaaaaggttaATGTTAAGACAGGTTGTCTTTGGACCGACCAAAGTGGTTTTGTCTGTTGACATCATTTGCCTGGGTTGACAATGTCACACGttgactaaattatttaaagtttGGGCCTAAGCCCAAAATATCTCTCAATTTGCCGTTGTGGGCCTCTCTGTAACAGAATCACTGTCGTCACCTTCCTATCATTTTATCTTCGCTATTGTTTTCGGTTATAGAGTGTTTGCTGTATAGGGTGTTTGTTTACTCCTAGTATCCTGATGGGGCTGGCTGTTGAACCATGTGGGTCTCGAACTCTTGGAAAGAGCAGGTCCTGCTCTCATCAAATGGGGTCAGTGGGCAGCGACTAGAGACCAGATCTCTTCCCTAAGGATCTCTGTTCACAGCTCTCAAAGCTTCATAGTGATGCTCCTCAACATAGTTTTGCATACACTAAGAAAACTATAGAGAGAGCCTTTGGTCGTAAACTCTCTGAGGTATTTGAGGAGGCGCCATTAGCATCAGGGAGCATTGCTCAAGTACATAGAGTTTCTTTGAGTTTTCAGTATCCAGAGCAAAAGTCTAAGTAATAATACTTAATGTGGGCTTTGACTTCTGGATATACTAGATACAAGTTTGGGCTTTTCGTTTGGGCCTGGTTCACTAAAGCCAAGTTGAGCTCGTGAGGAGCTGATGGTTATAACGGCCTAACGGTCTCATCTTCAAGAAAAAAAGGAGCTTTATCCTGAAACAGAAAGAGTGAgtttcaggagagagagagacgattcACAGAGAAAGAGATTCAGAGAGAGATCTACCTGTGCGACTGATCGGAGACTGGAGTCGAGGATACTCCGGTGACGTCGCGAAAGGATCCGATTACCTGAGGTGTATTTCGGAGGTAATGTACGCCTCGTCTTCTCTGATACGTTAAGATCGAGTCTGTACTAGTGTTACCAGAACTCTACATTGAATCTAGTGATCGTTGAGGGCGAAGCTCCCTCCCCGGACAGTAGGAAACGAAGTCCGGGTTAACAAACCTTGTGTGTGATCTTCTTTACGCTTTACGTTTCTGCGATCATCGAACAAACGAATCGAATCAGACGAATCAAGATAAACAATCAAGTAGACGATCTAAAGAAAGTAatcaacaagtggtatcagagcagtaGGTTCTTCTTGAAGGTTATCAGAGAGGTTCGTGGCTAGTCTTGATCGGTTCATCATGGAGCCGACTCGAGGAAAGTTCGAGATGGATAAGTTCGATGGAAAAGGAGATTTTGGAATGTGGAAATACAAGCTTCTTGGTCAGCTTGAGATCCAGGGGCTAGCGTCAGTCCTTGAACCAGGTGCTACTTTGTACATGGAGTCAGAGAAACTTGAAGAAGGGGTTGATCCTGTGCTCGATCCAACCAAGGTGGCCAAAGACACGCGAGTTAAGAATCTCATTGGGACGTGTCTAAGTGATATGATTTTGAGGAAGGTTATGAATGAACCTACGGCTTTAGGTATGTGGAAAGCTCTGGAACGAGACTATCAGACGAAGACACTACCTAATAGGATCTATCTGAAGCAACAATTTGCAAGCTTCAAGATGGAAGAAAGTAAGAGCATTGAGGAGAACATGGACGGTTTCCTCAAGCTAATAGGAGATCTTGCTAGCCTCAATATCAATGTAAGTGATGAGGATCAAGCTATACAGCTTCTTACTAGTCTCCCTCCTCAGTACGAAGCTTTGGTTCACACGTTGAAGTATGGGACAGGGAAAGATACACTTACTGTGTTAGAAGTAACTTCATCAGCCTATGCTAAAGAGATCGAGCTCAGACAGAAAGGAGTATTGAACAAAGGAAAGTCAAGCTCAGAAGGGTTATTTGTGGAATCCAGAGGAAGGTCTAGTAAGAAGTCTGATAGAGGAAATGGTCGTTTCAACCAAGGAAGGTCTAAGTCAAGAGATCACCGGTCGAAGTCAAAGTTGAGATCTAATAAAGATGGAAAGACTGAGTGCTTCATCTGCGGGAAAGACGGTCACTGGAAGCGTGAGTGTCCTCAGAGA
The sequence above is drawn from the Brassica napus cultivar Da-Ae chromosome A8, Da-Ae, whole genome shotgun sequence genome and encodes:
- the LOC106362145 gene encoding G-type lectin S-receptor-like serine/threonine-protein kinase RKS1 isoform X1, producing MKLFFIFSLLLGSCIGANDTIMRRQSLRDGDVIFSEGKRFAFGFFTPGEDSNLRYVGIWYAQISEQTVIWVANRERPVNDTSGLVVFSGRGNLCLYASADETELLWSTNVSDKISEPMARLSDIGNLVVLDPLTGRTLWESFDHPTDTFVPFMRLGFTRQDGLDRFLTSWRSPQDPGLGNYTLRLERGAFPQTMMYNGVTPLWRGGSWTGQRWSGVPEKTLKSIFNISFVNNQDEVSNTYGVLDTSVITRVVMRDVGSLQRFTWNAREKRWIGLRPNPQEQCDGYAYCGPNGYCDPLSRDTLECRCLPGYEPKTPEDWNSRDPSGGCTRRDDRGLTCRGREVFVKLERVKIPDTSGASVDMNVTLKECKQTCLGNCSCVAYASGYYESEGGPRGCLTWHGDMLDTRTYLSSGQDLYVRVDKEELARWNRHGSSRKRRLIWILISLIAAVMLATVMLFCFVRKRQKSNRHRRSATTFAPSYIDFGDSLRFEEQLQDKARNRELPLFELTTIAEATDSFSLHNKLGAGGFGSVYKGVLENGMEIAVKRLSTNSGQGMVEFKNEVKLISKLQHRNLVRILGCCVEMEEKMLIYEYLPNKSLDYFIFHEEHRALLDWPQRIDIIRGVARGVLYLHHDSRLRIIHRDLKASNVLLDNEMIPKISDFGMARIFGGNQVEGSTKRVVGTYGYMSPEYAMDGQFSIKSDVYSFGVLILEIITGKKNNCCFNEYSNLLGHIWDQWKKGEVTEIIDKLMDVKSYDEREVIKCIHIGLLCVQENASDRVDMSTIVFMLEQNAIDLPSPKHPAFTTGRRIESQDGGSSSGGCLSGENGNSINDVTLTTIHGR
- the LOC106362145 gene encoding G-type lectin S-receptor-like serine/threonine-protein kinase RKS1 isoform X2, translating into MKLFFIFSLLLGSCIGANDTIMRRQSLRDGDVIFSEGKRFAFGFFTPGEDSNLRYVGIWYAQISEQTVIWVANRERPVNDTSGLVVFSGRGNLCLYASADETELLWSTNVSDKISEPMARLSDIGNLVVLDPLTGRTLWESFDHPTDTFVPFMRLGFTRQDGLDRFLTSWRSPQDPGLGNYTLRLERGAFPQTMMYNGVTPLWRGGSWTGQRWSGVPEKTLKSIFNISFVNNQDEVSNTYGVLDTSVITRVVMRDVGSLQRFTWNAREKRWIGLRPNPQEQCDGYAYCGPNGYCDPLSRDTLECRCLPGYEPKTPEDWNSRDPSGGCTRRDDRGLTCRGREVFVKLERVKIPDTSGASVDMNVTLKECKQTCLGNCSCVAYASGYYESEGGPRGCLTWHGDMLDTRTYLSSGQDLYVRVDKEELARWNRHGSSRKRRLIWILISLIAAVMLATVMLFCFVRKRQKSNRHRRSATTFAPSYIDFGDSLRFEEQLQDKARNRELPLFELTTIAEATDSFSLHNKLGAGGFGSVYKGVLENGMEIAVKRLSTNSGQGMVEFKNEVKLISKLQHRNLVRILGCCVEMEEKMLIYEYLPNKSLDYFIFQHRALLDWPQRIDIIRGVARGVLYLHHDSRLRIIHRDLKASNVLLDNEMIPKISDFGMARIFGGNQVEGSTKRVVGTYGYMSPEYAMDGQFSIKSDVYSFGVLILEIITGKKNNCCFNEYSNLLGHIWDQWKKGEVTEIIDKLMDVKSYDEREVIKCIHIGLLCVQENASDRVDMSTIVFMLEQNAIDLPSPKHPAFTTGRRIESQDGGSSSGGCLSGENGNSINDVTLTTIHGR
- the LOC106362145 gene encoding G-type lectin S-receptor-like serine/threonine-protein kinase RKS1 isoform X3 — translated: MKLFFIFSLLLGSCIGANDTIMRRQSLRDGDVIFSEGKRFAFGFFTPGEDSNLRYVGIWYAQISEQTVIWVANRERPVNDTSGLVVFSGRGNLCLYASADETELLWSTNVSDKISEPMARLSDIGNLVVLDPLTGRTLWESFDHPTDTFVPFMRLGFTRQDGLDRFLTSWRSPQDPGLGNYTLRLERGAFPQTMMYNGVTPLWRGGSWTGQRWSGVPEKTLKSIFNISFVNNQDEVSNTYGVLDTSVITRVVMRDVGSLQRFTWNAREKRWIGLRPNPQEQCDGYAYCGPNGYCDPLSRDTLECRCLPGYEPKTPEDWNSRDPSGGCTRRDDRGLTCRGREVFVKLERVKIPDTSGASVDMNVTLKECKQTCLGNCSCVAYASGYYESEGGPRGCLTWHGDMLDTRTYLSSGQDLYVRVDKEELARWNRHGSSRKRRLIWILISLIAAVMLATVMLFCFVRKRQKSNRHRRSATTFAPSYIDFGDSLRFEEQLQDKARNRELPLFELTTIAEATDSFSLHNKLGAGGFGSVYKGVLENGMEIAVKRLSTNSGQGMVEFKNEVKLISKLQHRNLVRILGCCVEMEEKMLIYEYLPNKSLDYFIFHEEHRALLDWPQRIDIIRGVARGVLYLHHDSRLRIIHRDLKASNVLLDNEMIPKISDFGMARIFGGNQVEGSTKRVVGT
- the LOC106362144 gene encoding partner of Y14 and mago, whose translation is MGSSNRSGEQRKQMAELSKNLKEGERILEPTRRPDGTLRKPIRIRAGHVPEDEVVIYQSKGSLMKKEMASQGPPGYEPDPTPKAKTKAAKRNERKKEKRLQAAVEKGNSSEDGSSNVDKEEAVPIVTSSNGPQSVDVLVSSLEALNLGEAHNPGTAGDDTEKRIRALKKKIRLTEAQQQKTAPKDLKPEQLEKFSKLEEWRQELKALEDKEA